A stretch of the Archangium violaceum genome encodes the following:
- a CDS encoding FHA domain-containing protein has protein sequence MLSIQELRALGASLSIGAFRRQLGPFVLIQRSPGRPSSLVLEPTRVAAASDIEKGMLSLLFEFDDLLITTLPPLARVEELGVGRLPDCDLVVDDSSVSKRHATLRWSEPQGRCTVKDLGSTNGTFLNGASLGTREATLKDGDILSFGNVQFWYLMTDTLHARLHGPPSGKPGYRGG, from the coding sequence GTGCTGTCCATCCAGGAACTCCGCGCGCTCGGCGCGTCACTGTCCATCGGGGCCTTCCGCCGTCAACTCGGCCCCTTCGTCCTCATCCAACGCTCGCCGGGCCGGCCCTCGTCGCTCGTGCTCGAGCCCACCCGCGTGGCCGCCGCGTCGGACATCGAGAAGGGCATGCTCTCGCTCCTCTTCGAGTTCGATGACCTGCTCATCACCACCCTCCCCCCCCTGGCCCGCGTGGAGGAGCTCGGCGTGGGCCGGTTGCCCGACTGCGACCTCGTCGTCGACGACAGCTCCGTGTCCAAGCGCCATGCCACCTTGCGTTGGAGCGAGCCCCAGGGCCGCTGCACCGTGAAGGATCTCGGCTCCACCAACGGCACCTTCCTCAACGGGGCGTCGCTCGGCACGCGCGAGGCCACCCTCAAGGACGGGGACATCCTCAGCTTCGGAAATGTCCAGTTCTGGTACTTGATGACGGACACGCTGCACGCCC
- the greA gene encoding transcription elongation factor GreA: MSGSGNIPMTPSGLRKLKAELKHLQTVERGKISREIEVARAHGDLRENAEYHAAKEKQSHIEGRILDLNDWIARAEVIDPSKLGGDKVVFGATVELLDVETDKTVTYRLVGELEADLKKRWIAVTSPVARALIGKKVGDIATVQSPGGTREYEVQEVRFEDPEDEPVSEG, from the coding sequence ATGAGCGGGAGCGGGAACATTCCGATGACCCCCTCGGGTCTGCGGAAGCTGAAGGCGGAGCTGAAGCACCTTCAGACGGTCGAGCGCGGGAAGATCTCCAGGGAGATCGAGGTGGCGCGCGCGCACGGGGACCTGCGTGAGAACGCCGAGTATCACGCGGCCAAGGAGAAGCAGTCGCACATCGAGGGCCGCATCCTGGACCTGAACGACTGGATCGCCCGTGCGGAGGTCATCGACCCGAGCAAGCTGGGTGGGGACAAGGTCGTGTTCGGGGCCACGGTGGAGCTGCTGGACGTGGAGACCGACAAGACGGTCACCTACCGTCTGGTGGGCGAGCTGGAGGCGGACCTGAAGAAGCGGTGGATCGCGGTGACGTCGCCGGTGGCCAGGGCGCTCATTGGCAAGAAGGTGGGCGACATCGCCACGGTGCAGAGCCCGGGCGGCACGCGCGAGTACGAGGTGCAGGAGGTCCGTTTCGAGGATCCGGAGGACGAGCCGGTTTCAGAGGGCTGA